A genomic stretch from Aedes albopictus strain Foshan chromosome 2, AalbF5, whole genome shotgun sequence includes:
- the LOC109411777 gene encoding kelch-like protein 18, which translates to MSDRKEAPSLLQLGYDPNHTEHWDEIEFDEKINHLGLIDQRLKNFRKPDIQVRIGDTIFECHALLLRCYSEMFDELDNERVVQLPEEKVSLQAFQIIYDWMLSSKADIQREHFVEVFVAAEYLRIKHLTDQCWISMDSTEALMEDRAFLLYIEAARHQQAILKNMLLKRICAFFLPLVATSEFTQMPLDDLSMLLKSSYIGVFSETDVFYAACVWLREDWDNRQDSVSDVMHLVRFALIRPSLLAQLNSFDADERIHDILRNETTKYLVAQALNYAFSSNSFSELPEHHRRTKRLEMQKPVDRTWLKDPYCSEEDGELGALPFTEDDYGYEAFLERLAYLNRVRDYWKRWEKVEISAETLLASSWSHSGSPSYEPDEMSK; encoded by the exons ATGTCCGACCGAAAGGAAGCTCCATCCCTGCTTCAACTGGGCTACGATCCGAACCACACGGAACACTGGGACGAGATCGAGTTCGACGAAAAGATCAACCACCTTGGCCTCATAGATCAGCGGTTGAAAAACTTCCGTAAACCGGATATCCAGGTCCGGATAGGCGACACCATTTTCGAGTGCCACGCGTTGCTTCTCCGTTGCTACTCGGAGATGTTCGACGAGCTGGACAACGAACGGGTGGTTCAGCTGCCGGAGGAAAAGGTTTCACTGCAAGCGTTCCAGATAATCTACGACTGGATGCTCTCGTCGAAGGCGGACATCCAGCGGGAGCACTTTGTGGAGGTGTTTGTCGCGGCGGAGTATCTACGAATCAAGCATCTTACCGATCAGTGCTGGATCAGCATGGACAGCACCGAAGCGTTGATGGAAGACCGGGCATTTCTGTTGTACATAGAAGCGGCACGGCATCAGCAAGCAATTCTCAAGAATATGCTACTGAAAAGGATTTGCGCATTCTTTCTGCCTCTGGTTGCTACCAGTGAATTCACCCAAATGCCATTGGATGACCTGAGCATGCTGCTAAAGTCCAGCTATATCGGGGTATTCTCCGAAACGGACGTATTCTATGCGGCATGTGTTTGGCTTCGGGAAGACTGGGACAACCGACAGGACTCCGTAAGTGACGTAATGCACCTGGTACGGTTTGCTCTGATTCGACCGAGCTTGCTGGCTCAGTTGAACAGCTTCGATGCGGATGAACGAATTCACGACATTCTACGGAACGAAACGACCAAGTATTTGGTGGCGCAAGCTTTGAACTATGCATTTTCCAG TAATTCATTTTCGGAACTGCCGGAGCACCATCGTCGAACGAAGCGGCTGGAAATGCAAAAACCGGTCGACCGAACTTGGCTGAAAGATCCGTACTGTTCGGAAGAAGACGGAGAGCTTGGAGCACTACCGTTCACAGAGGATGACTACGGGTACGAAGCTTTTCTGGAACGGCTTGCCTATTTGAACAGGGTTCGTGACTATTGGAAACGTTGGGAAAAGGTTGAAATCAGTGCGGAAACGCTTCTTGCGTCGAGTTGGAGTCATTCTGGAAGCCCCAGCTATGAACCGGACGAGATGTCTAAATAA
- the LOC134288822 gene encoding uncharacterized protein LOC134288822 has protein sequence MVSVPADGGLRQNTPQCPKPTSDSDDSSCTSTEELFAGFQENESRLALETIIKEQQDSIDKMAADSEALQKENAKLRALNMMLQESLVQKHDNVSFTEVKGYPNREWLLSVSQNSEDSDYLFTKELLFRLFPQGVGNATPSGRPSNNPKGRNKLEGSRELVVQPTKLDPEKVAYMKGNSVVNLFVTHISFLIFNFADRLFERRQILQDPVGIALEK, from the coding sequence ATGGTAAGCGTACCAGCTGATGGCGGACTCCGACAGAATACACCGCAATGCCCGAAACCAACTTCTGACAGTGATGATTCTTCCTGCACAAGTACGGAAGAGTTGTTCGCCGGCTTTCAAGAAAACGAATCGCGTCTGGCCTTGGAAACCATCATAAAGGAACAGCAGGATTCGATCGATAAGATGGCAGCGGACTCCGAGGCGCTGCAGAAGGAAAATGCGAAACTGCGGGCCCTTAATATGATGCTTCAGGAGTCCCTGGTTCAGAAACACGACAATGTTTCATTCACGGAGGTCAAAGGATATCCTAACAGAGAATGGCTTCTGAGTGTGTCGCAGAATTCCGAGGACAGTGACTATTTGTTCACAAAGGAGTTGCTGTTCCGATTGTTCCCACAAGGAGTGGGCAACGCGACACCTTCCGGAAGGCCATCAAACAACCCAAAAGGCCGAAACAAACTCGAAGGAAGCAGGGAGTTGGTTGTGCAACCGACTAAGCTTGACCCGGAAAAGGTGGCGTACATGAAAGGTAACTCTGTTGTTAATCTGTTTGTAACACATATTTCATTCCTAATTTTTAATTTTGCAGATCGCCTTTTCGAGAGACGCCAAATCCTCCAGGATCCCGTAGGGATTGCTCTGGAGAAGTAA
- the LOC134288823 gene encoding uncharacterized protein LOC134288823 isoform X1 gives MSARRRRQFYLADEYYGRKYVKKPKRKIIESSSRSCEPSSSYQERDADSGNELDASAGKANQTVFTKEGNHSYETDSTAEGTDQEAFDSISEGSEDEQSRSEMFEECLPKLFPSLNEKLFTTRADLTVDDILFMVLNQYVRHNLTQTAVEDMLKMLNTMCGTKVLPECFSAFISHFQCDPYNSSRIIYCSACQYDYGPSTQETNIACPVCESKEKDFFISIPVEPQIRDLVIQYDSEIERYNRYVQEHKIADVMCGRYAQQIIKEQSRQCLTLSANTDGAATYRCTTQKPLYPVFVTLNNLPPNLRFSKYNLILGGIWLSQGEPNTNLLFKYLCLELRRLQKDGITIGLKTYTVLLLQVNLDSVARCKVQNMKQYNGSHGCTYCLHPGETKATNYSRCYPYLQNVSKRDDTETRQLMDKTTTTGVEELGVMGKTVFTFLLYMDVIACFPPDYMHSVLLGAMKQLWTLWTESEHHKESFYIGTHLKDIESRILSIRPPSAFPRYPRQLREYKKYKANEWEPILIHYLYPALVGIMPQKYMNHVMLLSSSIHQLLDPKLNEVTISSCEKKLNLFLRQFENLYGKHNMSYNIHLLSHLIDAVRNFGALYNFSLFPYEAGNGMLQGFRSGTKKPLLQIERKFYMNKLCQSANHNVNTRVENWARAIWLKHPIVARFDPKMLYILKESLQFDTDVIVRSFSAHSKTHIEGLNLCNRTACKTYQYDDSWIYMNGNFFNIQEILCDQDNCTYIVGQQMKCKPIFDNIFSYVPTDNFKVMRINNSIQQCVSMNIQTVDGIMHFISKCKIRTQVD, from the exons ATGAGTGCGCGACGAAGGCGTCAATTTTATTTGGCAGATGAATACTATGGTCGGAAATATGTTAAAAAG CCAAAGCGAAAAATAATTGAGAGCTCTAGCAGGTCCTGTGAACCATCCAGTAGCTATCAAGAAAGGGATGCCGATTCGGGGAACGAGCTAGATG CATCAGCTGGAAAAGCAAACCAAACTGTTTTTACCAAGGAGGGCAATCATTCATACGAGACCGACAGTACTGCTGAAGGTACTGATCAAGAAGCATTTGATTCTATATCGGAAGGATCAGAAGATGAGCAGTCCAGATCGGAAATGTTTGAAGAATGTTTACCCAAG CTATTTCCATCGCTCAATGAAAAACTTTTTACGACAAGGGCTGACTTAACAGTAGATGACATTTTGTTCATGGTTCTGAACCAATATGTTCGACATAATTTAACGCAGACTGCTGTGGAAGACATGTTAAAAATGCTTAATACTATGTGCGGAACGAAGGTTCTTCCTGAATGTTTCTCCGCATTCATTTCGCATTTTCAATGTGACCCGTACAACTCATCCCGTATAATTTACTGTAGTGCATGCCAATATGATTATGGACCATCTACACAAGAAACGAATATCGCATGCCCAGTATGCGAGTCGAAGGAAAAAGATTTTTTCATTTCGATCCCCGTGGAGCCTCAAATACGAGACCTCGTAATTCAATACGATTCTGAAATTGAAAGATATAACCGGTATGTTCAGGAGCACAAGATTGCAGACGTTATGTGCGGAAGATATGCTCAACAAATTATTAAGGAACAGTCACGGCAATGTCTTACACTGAGTGCCAACACAGATGGAGCAGCCACATATCGATGCACGACCCAGAAACCGTTGTATCCTGTGTTTGTTACATTGAATAATCTTCCCCCGAATTTGAGATTTTCAAAGTATAACCTGATTCTTGGCGGTATATGGCTTTCGCAAGGAGAACCAAACACCAATTTGTTATTCAAATATCTATGTTTGGAATTACGACGATTGCAAAAGGATGGAATTACTATCGGTCTTAAGACATATACCGTTTTATTGCTTCAAGTAAATTTGGATTCGGTGGCGCGTTGTAAGGTGCAAAATATGAAACAATACAATGGCTCACACGGTTGCACATATTGTCTCCATCCCGGAGAAACGAAGGCCACAAATTATTCCAGGTGTTATCCATATTTGCAAAATGTTTCTAAGAGGGACGATACTGAAACAAGGCAGTTAATGGACAAAACAACAACTACTGGGGTTGAGGAGCTTGGAGTGATGGGGAAAACAGTATTCACTTTTCTGCTGTACATGGACGTTATTGCATGCTTTCCTCCAGATTATATGCACTCGGTCTTGCTCGGTGCAATGAAGCAACTTTGGACTTTATGGACTGAAAGCGAGCACCACAAGGAATCATTTTATATTGGAACTCACTTAAAGGACATTGAGTCAAGAATACTGAGTATTCGACCACCATCTGCATTTCCCAGGTACCCACGACAACTTAGAGAATACAAAAAATACAAAGCAAATGAATGGGAGCCAATACTCATTCATTACTTGTATCCGGCGCTTGTTGGCATCATGCCCCAAAAATATATGAATCATGTAATGCTGCTATCGTCTTCAATTCATCAGCTCTTGGATCCTAAGTTAAACGAAGTGACCATTTCTTCTTGTGAAAAGAAACTCAATTTGTTCCTGCGacagtttgaaaatttatatggcAAACACAACATGTCGTATAATATTCATTTACTGAGTCATTTGATTGACGCAGTGCGGAATTTTGGAGCTCTGTATAATTTTTCGCTATTCCCGTACGAAGCAG gaaacGGTATGCTTCAAGGTTTTCGTTCTGGTACCAAGAAACCATTGTTACAAATCGAacgaaaattttatatgaacaagCTTTGTCAATCAGCCAATCATAATGTCAACACTCGTGTTGAAAACTGGGCTCGTGCCATATGGTTAAAACACCCGATTGTAGCTCGATTCGATCCGAAGATGTTATATATTTTGAAGGAGAGCCTGCAGTTCGATACAGATGTAATTGTAAGGTCTTTCAGCGCCCATAGTAAAACTCATATTGAAGGCTTAAATTTATGTAATAGAACAGCATGCAAGACGTATCAGTATGACGATTCTTGGATTTACATGAACGGTAACTTTTTTAATATTCAGGAAATTCTATGTGATCAGGATAATTGTACGTACATTGTTGGTCAGCAGATGAAATGCAAGCCAATATTTGATAACATTTTTTCTTACGTGCCGACTGATAATTTCAAAGTTATGAGAATTAACAATTCGATTCAACAATGCGTCAGCATGAACATACAAACCGTCGATGGAATAATGCATTTCATATCGAAATGTAAAATCCGCACTCAGGTTGATTGA
- the LOC134288823 gene encoding uncharacterized protein LOC134288823 isoform X2, translating to MSARRRRQFYLADEYYGRKYVKKPKRKIIESSSRSCEPSSSYQERDADSGNELDASAGKANQTVFTKEGNHSYETDSTAEGTDQEAFDSISEGSEDEQSRSEMFEECLPKLFPSLNEKLFTTRADLTVDDILFMVLNQYVRHNLTQTAVEDMLKMLNTMCGTKVLPECFSAFISHFQCDPYNSSRIIYCSACQYDYGPSTQETNIACPVCESKEKDFFISIPVEPQIRDLVIQYDSEIERYNRYVQEHKIADVMCGRYAQQIIKEQSRQCLTLSANTDGAATYRCTTQKPLYPVFVTLNNLPPNLRFSKYNLILGGIWLSQGEPNTNLLFKYLCLELRRLQKDGITIGLKTYTVLLLQVNLDSVARCKVQNMKQYNGSHGCTYCLHPGETKATNYSRCYPYLQNVSKRDDTETRQLMDKTTTTGVEELGVMGKTVFTFLLYMDVIACFPPDYMHSVLLGAMKQLWTLWTESEHHKESFYIGTHLKDIESRILSIRPPSAFPRYPRQLREYKKYKANEWEPILIHYLYPALVGIMPQKYMNHVMLLSSSIHQLLDPKLNEVTISSCEKKLNLFLRQFENLYGKHNMSYNIHLLSHLIDAVRNFGALYNFSLFPYEAGIYWYYMFIR from the exons ATGAGTGCGCGACGAAGGCGTCAATTTTATTTGGCAGATGAATACTATGGTCGGAAATATGTTAAAAAG CCAAAGCGAAAAATAATTGAGAGCTCTAGCAGGTCCTGTGAACCATCCAGTAGCTATCAAGAAAGGGATGCCGATTCGGGGAACGAGCTAGATG CATCAGCTGGAAAAGCAAACCAAACTGTTTTTACCAAGGAGGGCAATCATTCATACGAGACCGACAGTACTGCTGAAGGTACTGATCAAGAAGCATTTGATTCTATATCGGAAGGATCAGAAGATGAGCAGTCCAGATCGGAAATGTTTGAAGAATGTTTACCCAAG CTATTTCCATCGCTCAATGAAAAACTTTTTACGACAAGGGCTGACTTAACAGTAGATGACATTTTGTTCATGGTTCTGAACCAATATGTTCGACATAATTTAACGCAGACTGCTGTGGAAGACATGTTAAAAATGCTTAATACTATGTGCGGAACGAAGGTTCTTCCTGAATGTTTCTCCGCATTCATTTCGCATTTTCAATGTGACCCGTACAACTCATCCCGTATAATTTACTGTAGTGCATGCCAATATGATTATGGACCATCTACACAAGAAACGAATATCGCATGCCCAGTATGCGAGTCGAAGGAAAAAGATTTTTTCATTTCGATCCCCGTGGAGCCTCAAATACGAGACCTCGTAATTCAATACGATTCTGAAATTGAAAGATATAACCGGTATGTTCAGGAGCACAAGATTGCAGACGTTATGTGCGGAAGATATGCTCAACAAATTATTAAGGAACAGTCACGGCAATGTCTTACACTGAGTGCCAACACAGATGGAGCAGCCACATATCGATGCACGACCCAGAAACCGTTGTATCCTGTGTTTGTTACATTGAATAATCTTCCCCCGAATTTGAGATTTTCAAAGTATAACCTGATTCTTGGCGGTATATGGCTTTCGCAAGGAGAACCAAACACCAATTTGTTATTCAAATATCTATGTTTGGAATTACGACGATTGCAAAAGGATGGAATTACTATCGGTCTTAAGACATATACCGTTTTATTGCTTCAAGTAAATTTGGATTCGGTGGCGCGTTGTAAGGTGCAAAATATGAAACAATACAATGGCTCACACGGTTGCACATATTGTCTCCATCCCGGAGAAACGAAGGCCACAAATTATTCCAGGTGTTATCCATATTTGCAAAATGTTTCTAAGAGGGACGATACTGAAACAAGGCAGTTAATGGACAAAACAACAACTACTGGGGTTGAGGAGCTTGGAGTGATGGGGAAAACAGTATTCACTTTTCTGCTGTACATGGACGTTATTGCATGCTTTCCTCCAGATTATATGCACTCGGTCTTGCTCGGTGCAATGAAGCAACTTTGGACTTTATGGACTGAAAGCGAGCACCACAAGGAATCATTTTATATTGGAACTCACTTAAAGGACATTGAGTCAAGAATACTGAGTATTCGACCACCATCTGCATTTCCCAGGTACCCACGACAACTTAGAGAATACAAAAAATACAAAGCAAATGAATGGGAGCCAATACTCATTCATTACTTGTATCCGGCGCTTGTTGGCATCATGCCCCAAAAATATATGAATCATGTAATGCTGCTATCGTCTTCAATTCATCAGCTCTTGGATCCTAAGTTAAACGAAGTGACCATTTCTTCTTGTGAAAAGAAACTCAATTTGTTCCTGCGacagtttgaaaatttatatggcAAACACAACATGTCGTATAATATTCATTTACTGAGTCATTTGATTGACGCAGTGCGGAATTTTGGAGCTCTGTATAATTTTTCGCTATTCCCGTACGAAGCAGGTATATATTGGTATTACATGTTCATCAGATAA